A region of the Amycolatopsis sp. cg13 genome:
TGTCGTCGCGGACCACGAGGTGGTCGCAGAATTCGTCAAAGTAGTCGACATCCCGGCCGGGCTCCGGGGAATGCAGTTCCGCCCCCATCTCCTCGGCGAAAACCCGGTATCGCAGTTTCTGCGCGGCGAGCACTTCATCGTTCCCGTTGGCGACCAGAAGCGAATACCGCGGCGCGCCTGCGGGAAGGTCGGCACCCGCCTGATCAGTACTGACGAGGAGCTGTGACGACGTCATGGTCAAGGTGTACCTGCCGGTAAGCGGCCTCGGAGAGTGCCAATCGATGACCGGTCAGTGCACGTTGAGTTAATTGCGGGTTCTCAGGTTCCTCTCAGACAGACGAGAAGGTTCCGGAGAACGCGGAAGGCCGCCGCGTGGCGAGCACGCGACGGCCTTCCGGGCGAAAAAACGTCAGCCCTTGCGCTTGTCGACAGCCTCGGTCAGCTGCGGCGCGACGTTGAACAGGTCGCCCACCACACCGAAGTCGGCGATCTCGAAGATCGGAGCCTCGGCGTCCTTGTTGACGGCGATGATCGTCTTCGACGTCTGCATGCCGGCGCGGTGCTGGATCGCGCCGGAGATGCCGAGCGCGATGTACAGCTGCGGCGACACCGTCTTGCCGGTCTGGCCGACCTGGAACTGCGCCGGGTAGTAGCCGGAGTCGACAGCGGCACGGGACGCGCCGACAGCCGCGCCGAGCGAGTCGGCCAGCTTCTCGACGACGTCGAACTTCTCCGCCGAGCCGACGCCGCGGCCACCGGACACGACGATCGACGCCTCGGTCAGCTCCGGCCGGTCGCCGCCCACGACCGGCTCCATGCCGGTGATCTTGGCGGCCTTCGCCGGGTCCTGCGCCGGAATCTCGACGGTCTCCTCGGCAGCCGCGCCATCGGCGGCCTCCGCCTCGACCGCGCCCGGACGCACCGACACGACCGGCGCGCCCTTGGCGGCCTTGGCCTTCACGGAGAACGCGCCACCGAAGATGGACTGGTCCACGGAGCCGT
Encoded here:
- a CDS encoding electron transfer flavoprotein subunit alpha/FixB family protein yields the protein MAEVLVLVDHVDGDVKKVTLELLTAARALGEPSAVVVGPTGTAAKAKEALAGHGAAKVYVAEGDDAAGYLVTPKVDVLAKLAEQVSPAAVLVAASAEGKEVAARVALRLGSGLLYDAVGVNADGSVDQSIFGGAFSVKAKAAKGAPVVSVRPGAVEAEAADGAAAEETVEIPAQDPAKAAKITGMEPVVGGDRPELTEASIVVSGGRGVGSAEKFDVVEKLADSLGAAVGASRAAVDSGYYPAQFQVGQTGKTVSPQLYIALGISGAIQHRAGMQTSKTIIAVNKDAEAPIFEIADFGVVGDLFNVAPQLTEAVDKRKG